DNA from Chloroflexota bacterium:
AATCTTTAGCGCAAACCCCTACCACGAATCGGATGGGGCCATGATGACGACGCCGGGTGTGGCGATGCTGGCCGGGTCTGCCCTCAGCTTCCGCCGCCGCACGGAGACACGCGGCATACTCCTGGGGGTGGATCGCAATCAGGCCCCGGTGATCCTGGATATTTTCGATGATCGCGCCCCCTCCTACAATATGGTCATCCTGGGGATCACCGGATCGGGCAAAACCTTTGCCGCGCTGCTTTTGATGCTGCGCCACCTGCAAATGGGCGTGCGTCTTATCATCGTTGATCCGCAAGGTAATGTTGATCTCAGTTTTCTGGGCGAAGGGATTGCGCACAAGATCGTCTTAGGGACGAATGATGCCGCGATTAACTTGCTGGACATCACCCATGACGAGATCGGCAATCAGGTCGAGTACGTGATGGCAATGCTGGGGATGCTGGGCGTACACGAAAACAAGGGCTGGGAGCGTGCTGTTTTGGATAGCGCCCTGATGTCGCTTTACCAACCGATCTGGGGGCGGGATGATGTTGAGGTCTATCCGACCTTGCCCGCTTTATTTGACCAGTTGCGTGAGATCGCGATGAGCGATGAAGAAGCCGATTTTGTTCACGAAACTGCCGCGCTGCTGGCCTACAACCTGCGCCCGTATGTGGATGGCAGCCGCGCTGATCTCTTTGCCCACCATACGAATGTTGATTTTGCCCTGCGTCATGCGGTGAATGTCTTCGATGTGTCCCGGCTGCCCCAGCAAGAGGTCGGTGGCAGCAAAGGAGGCTTGCGCTCGGCCATGTTGGCAATCCTGGTCGCCAATATCAATCAGGCCATCCGCAGACGCAGGCGCGCCGGAGATACCGCCCCGATCCTGTTCTTTGTGGACGAGATGGGTATCTTGATGCGTGATCCGGTGATTGCGTCCTATATTTCCACCGAGTACAAGACCGCCCGCGCCCGCCTGGTCGGGATGATCGTTGCCGATCAGGATTTGCACTCCCTGCTTGGCCCGAAGGACGAAAAAGGTTTGCATCACGGCATCCCCATGTTGGCGAATGCTGCCAATACCCTGATCTTCCACCAGAAAGGCAGTGAACGCGAGCATATCCAGACTTATTTCCCCAACCTACCCCAAAGCCTGGTGGAAAGCCTGCCCGCTTTCTCGCGCGGCACTTGTATTACCCAGCTTCCCGATGATCTCCTGGTGGTGAATGTCATCCCGTCTCGACTGGATCGTGTACTCCTATCATCGCGGTTGCAGGATCGCCTGCTTGCCAGCCAGATCATTAAGGAGATGAGCAACGAAATATTTACAGAGGAGAGCGAAATCGTATGAGCACCAAAGCGGATGAGACCTTCCAGGAGAGCCTACAAGGATTAGCCAACTGGATACAGTTTTTGGAGTTGAAGCAAACCACCTACCGGCAGCAGTTAGAGCGTGCCCGCAAGCAAAATCCCGATGCTGCTCCCACGCCATCGGTGTTTAGTGAAATGGACGCCCTCAGAGCTACCCCAACCCCGGCGGTTGCGCACGCTGCGGGCGATGCCGGGCTGGGAGAGGCTTGGCTGGTCGCGGAACCCGATGTTGCCCAGCCCCCTGAAGGCGATCCCCTGGTGACATCGTGGCGAGAAGATGACCCGGAAATGGCCGCCTGGGATTTGCCCGGAGGCGCTGACCCTATCGAGGAGGCCTGGGCGCTCGTGGGTAATGATGCACAAGGCGCTGAAAAAATGGACCCCGCCGCCAAAGTTGACGATGTTGAAGAAAAAGATGATCCACTCCCCCCGGTGGTTGAAATACCCGCCGATGATCTTGAAGAAGATGGCGCTATGCCATCCTGGTTATAGATGTTTGAGCGTAATGACTGGTTGATGATCGGTGCGGCTTTTCTGGCCTTGATGGGCTTGATGGGCTGGAATTATTTGGGCAAGCACTCTCGGCCCCAGGTCTTCGGCGCAGGCGCAGAGAATGGCCCGCCCTGGTATCTCTGGCCGTTGGTTTTCCTGCTCCTATTGGTCTTTCTGTCCGCCGGGCTGTACTTTGGTTCGCGCTACGTCAAAAAGAACCAGGCCGCAGCAGCCCAGGCCGAAATTGACCAGGCTGTCGCCGTTGGCCCTACTGTGGCTCTGCTGCCCCGTAGTGATGCCCGTCCGGTGCAGGTGGACAAAATCAACCTGTGGGATCGTTTGGCCGATGCCCTGCCTCATGATGAACACATCGCCTTCGAGATTGGCGGAAACGAGGATGGGATTTCATTCACGCTCCACGGGTCTGATCTGGGCATTCGTGCCGCCTTGACTCAAGTGCGCGCCGAATGGCCGGGGGTGCAGCAACGCCCCATTGAAGCCGCTACTGACCCGGCCCAGCTTCCCGATGATTGGGTGATGTGGTGGTGCGAGTGTGTTCCGGCCACCTGGGACAAACCGGTCACGCCGTTGAGCGATGAACCCTTGCGGGCGATTTTCTTCGAGCTAAAGGGTGTTATGGGCCAGGGACGCGG
Protein-coding regions in this window:
- a CDS encoding DUF87 domain-containing protein; the protein is MIVQLKSTDYTTTSAARLMSNTGFWTALPRITQGGATARLLMTADTLQAEDVLAGFRGVATPDKLLPPGVMAYRVDYEDFLQSVIQAVRYMRLYLVADVNLTEDGLISMLSSYGMAGYPLDHAVLRPFQEGIDEWEYVRAENGYWGMVQSKLMQGGALTPRSLHNLLSLDFPIWASLHVHTFSQSETLRLLREKAASASVDERKNLESQQDASDAEMGIVRLREEMGLGAALHAVSLHVMVGAPNPEVLKSRLEMVRGSTPLEMYRVFGAGRVAEAIFSANPYHESDGAMMTTPGVAMLAGSALSFRRRTETRGILLGVDRNQAPVILDIFDDRAPSYNMVILGITGSGKTFAALLLMLRHLQMGVRLIIVDPQGNVDLSFLGEGIAHKIVLGTNDAAINLLDITHDEIGNQVEYVMAMLGMLGVHENKGWERAVLDSALMSLYQPIWGRDDVEVYPTLPALFDQLREIAMSDEEADFVHETAALLAYNLRPYVDGSRADLFAHHTNVDFALRHAVNVFDVSRLPQQEVGGSKGGLRSAMLAILVANINQAIRRRRRAGDTAPILFFVDEMGILMRDPVIASYISTEYKTARARLVGMIVADQDLHSLLGPKDEKGLHHGIPMLANAANTLIFHQKGSEREHIQTYFPNLPQSLVESLPAFSRGTCITQLPDDLLVVNVIPSRLDRVLLSSRLQDRLLASQIIKEMSNEIFTEESEIV